A window of the Aspergillus flavus chromosome 6, complete sequence genome harbors these coding sequences:
- a CDS encoding mitochondrial carrier domain-containing protein: MPFSATPHTGSAQAHLTVDDAQKNVGKDIIVQSRETGDVVPQPPHPSAGNTDKKDQAKPFAHFVAGGLGGMTAATLTSPLDVLKTRLQSDFYQAQLRSLRAAHPLPPSSSLSSLPRSALMHFNETFQILRSIHVHEGWRALFKGLGPNLIGVVPARAINFYVYGNGKRILSDHFNYTNSQETPVGIHLTAAAVAGIATGTATNPIWLVKTRLQLDKSNAEHHNGQGRQYKNSWDCIKQTVRHEGIRGLYKGLSASYLGVTESTLQWVMYEQMKMFLARRESAKRADPNYTYGTWDDVELWGGRICSAGLAKLVAAAATYPHEVVRTRLRQAPTVSIGDGKAVMKYTGLVQCFKTVWKEEGMVGLYGGLTPHLLRVVPSAAIMFGMYEVILRLFGTTS; encoded by the exons ATGCCATTCTCCGCTACTCCCCATACCGGCTCTGCGCAGGCGCATCTGACAGTTGACGACGCCCAAAAGAACGTCGGCAAGGATATAATCGTCCAGTCCAGAGAAACCGGCGATGTTGTCCCGCAACCCCCACATCCCTCTGCTGGTAATACCGACAAAAAAGACCAGGCAAAGCCTTTTGCCCATTTTGTCGCTGGTGG GCTTGGTGGCATGACCGCTGCAACTCTCACCTCTCCTCTTGATGTCCTAAAAACCCGTTTGCAATCCGACTTTTACCAAGCGCAGCTGCGATCGCTCCGCGCCGCTCATCCCTTGCCGCCGTCTTCGTCGCTGTCATCCCTTCCTCGGAGTGCTCTTATGCACTTTAACGAAACGTTCCAAATCCTGCGGTCGATCCACGTGCATGAAGGTTGGCGTGCTCTGTTCAAGGGTCTGGGACCCAATCTGATCGGAGTGGTGCCTGCTCGTGCCATCAACTTCTACGTATACGGGAACGGGAAACGGATTCTGAGCGACCACTTCAACTATACAAACTCCCAAGAAACACCCGTAGGAATCCATCTGACCGCCGCGGCTGTCGCCGGAATCGCCACGGGAACCGCCACCAACCCGATCTGGCTTGTGAAGACACGTCTACAGTTAGACAAATCCAACGCCGAACACCACAATGGCCAGGGACGGCAATATAAGAACAGCTGGGACTGTATCAAGCAGACGGTGCGCCACGAGGGCATCCGCGGCTTATATAAAGGACTTTCGGCATCGTACCTCGGCGTGACAGAGTCGACGCTGCAATGGGTGATGTACGAGCAGATGAAGATGTTCCTTGCACGCAGGGAGTCGGCCAAGCGTGCCGATCCCAACTATACCTATGGCACCTGGGACGATGTGGAACTATGGGGGGGACGAATCTGTTCCGCGGGATTGGCCAAGCTGGTCGCCGCGGCTGCCACCTACCCTCATGAGGTGGTCCGGACACGCTTGAGGCAAGCGCCGACTGTGTCTATTGGAGACGGCAAGGCGGTGATGAAATACACCGGTCTTGTACAGTGCTTCAAAACCGTctggaaggaggagggtATGGTTGGGTTGTATGGCGGCTTGACACCGCACTTGCTGCGTGTCGTTCCGTCCGCCGCCATCATGTTCGGAAT GTACGAGGTGATCCTCCGCCTCTTCGGAACAACCTCCTAG
- a CDS encoding 60S ribosomal protein eL21 (60S ribosomal protein L21), which yields MGHSHGLRSGTRYAFSRNFKEHGQIALSTYLKTYRVGDIVDIKVNGAVQKGMPYKVYNGKTGVVYNVTKSSVGVLLYKVVRNRYLEKRVNIRIEHVKHSRSREDFIKRVKENAEKKKQAKEQGVHLHLKRQPVGPREAHVVQAAAPETITPIPYDTHI from the exons ATGGGTCACTCTCACGGTTTGAGATCCGGCACTCGG TATGCCTTCAGCCGTAACTTCAAGGAGCACGGCCAGATCGCCCTGTCGACCTACCTGAAGACCTACCG gGTTGGCGACATCGTGGACATCAAGGTCAACGGTGCCGTTCAGAAGGG TATGCCCTACAAGGTCTACAACGGTAAGACTGGTGTTGTCTACAACGTCACCAAGTCCTCCGTCGGTGTCCTCCTCTACAAGGTTGTCCGCAACCGCTACCTCGAGAAGCGCGTCAACATCCGCATCGAGCACGTCAAGCACTCCCGCTCCCGTGAGGACTTCATCAAGCGTGTCAAGGAGAacgccgagaagaagaagcaggccAAGGAGCAGGGTGTCCACCTCCACCTTAAGCGCCAGCCCGTCGGTCCCCGTGAGGCTCACGTCGTCCAGGCCGCCGCTCCCGAGACCATCACTCCTATCCCCTACGACACCCACATCTAA
- a CDS encoding kinase domain protein — MARCPRRVATPIHFRFSSLFFPQWSILPPGSPRGCHLRKLNLRLSQPSLTSSYSSTALSRNEDTRTRHYEYNWIDGTESLEKYKPGGYHPITIGDMLQGRYHIVDKLGFGGYSTVWLAHDTRLEQYVAVKVCIADSTFREANILRALSPPSPYPGSNFIPALLDGFELNGPNGNHSCYTMTPARCNLKEVSFSHLFPAEVARALVGGLTLAIAYMHSRGIVHGDIHLGNILVKLPSSLNHLSIKQLYEEYGHPETVPITHRNGKPLPPNIPAKAVLPLYLGKDAEEFSLSDAQILLSDFGETFNPDLEPRLGKDCHTPLAARPPDAWFEIQTSLSYSADIWSLATAIWEIIGMKAIFSSEYTSVDEVICQQIDVLGSLPLEWFESWGKRDLYFDDDGVPKDGRYVWSSIDGAFEEGVQKYRRKFGMGEFDGEETAAFLDLMRRMLTFRPEERPTAREVLQSRWMVEWVLPDFERSSQMG, encoded by the exons ATGGCGCGTTGCCCCAGAAGAGTAGCTACACCGATTCATTTTAGGTTCTCTTCACTGTTTTTCCCTCAGTGGTCAATCTTACCGCCAGGCTCGCCTCGTGGCTGTCATCTACGGAAGCTCAACTTGAGGCTCAGCCAGCCGAGCTTGACCTCCTCTTATTCATCCACAGCACTGTCACGCAATGAAGATACAAGGACCCGTCACTACGAGTACAATTGGATCGACGGCACCGAGTCCCTTGAAAAATACAAGCCCGGTGGCTATCACCCCATCACGATCGGGGATATGCTCCAGGGACGATACCACATTGTAGACAAACTAGGTTTCGGAGGTTACTCGACTGTTTGGCTTGCTCACGATACTCGCCTGGAACAGTATGTTGCTGTTAAAGTCTGCATAGCAGACTCAACCTTCCGCGAGGCCAACATTCTCCGAGCTCTTTCTCCCCCATCACCATATCCAGGGTCTAATTTTATCCCTGCATTATTGGACGGATTTGAGCTGAATGGTCCCAACGGAAACCATTCTTGCTACACAATGACTCCTGCACGATGTAATCTCAAAGAAGTGTCTTTTAGTCACTTGTTTCCTGCAGAAGTAGCGCGGGCTCTAGTAGGTGGTCTCACGCTAGCTATTGCCTATATGCATTCACGAGGTATTGTCCATGGAG ATATCCATCTTGGCAATATATTAGTCAAACTCCCATCAAGTCTCAACCACCTTTCAATCAAACAGCTATACGAAGAATACGGACACCCAGAAACAGTTCCTATCACACACCGCAACGGGAAGCCGCTTCCACCCAACATCCCAGCAAAAGCAGTCCTACCGCTATATCTAGGAAAAGATGCAGAGGAATTCTCCCTCTCTGACGCACAGATACTTCTAAGTGATTTCGGCGAGACATTTAACCCAGATTTAGAACCTCGTTTGGGAAAAGATTGCCATACACCGCTAGCAGCACGACCTCCAGACGCTTGGTTCGAAATACAGACTTCTCTCTCTTATTCTGCAGATATCTGGAGCTTGGCTACGGCGATTTGGGAGATTATCGGTATGAAGGCCATTTTTAGCAGTGAATACACATCAGTGGATGAGGTTATCTGTCAGCAGATTGATGTGTTGGGATCTCTGCCTCTGGAGTGGTTCGAGAGTTGGGGAAAGCGAGATCTATattttgatgatgatggagttCCAAAGGATGGTCGGTATGTGTGGTCGTCGATTGACGGAGCATTTGAGGAAGGTGTGCAGAAGTATCGACGAAAGTTTGGGATGGGCGAGTTTGACGGGGAGGAAACGGCTGCTTTTCTAGATCTGATGCGCCGAATGTTGACATTCCGACCTGAAGAACGACCAACAGCGAGAGAGGTCCTACAGTCGAGGTGGATGGTTGAATGGGTATTACCTGATTTCGAACGGAGTTCGCAGATGGGGTAG
- a CDS encoding DOPA-like domain-containing protein, with translation MTDQFAFDYPSPLKGYEGLEPLPVELHEDGKTVKNPQHGILSKAYEEFPDPLAKDRRGGFDVHIYHFQNNPDQVAYARALYERVRREFPELRIYRFFEGPLGPHPIAMFEVNIFTPAQFGAFIPWLIINRGPLSALLHPNTDEEEEERNHTQRATWLGDKIPLDLRVFKLMKQAEKKNKQNGSAL, from the exons ATGACTGATCAATTTGCTTTTGATTATCCCTCGCCCTTGAAGGGGTATGAGGGTTTGGAGCCGCTGCCTGT AGAATTACATGAAGATGGCAAAACCGTCAAGAACCCCCAACACGGCATTCTAAGCAAAGCATATGAAGAGTTCCCCGATCCGCTGGCAAAAGACCGACGCGGGGGATTCGATGTCCATATCTACCATTTTCAG AATAATCCCGACCAAGTCGCATACGCAAGGGCTCTTTACGAGCGAGTCCGCCGTGAAT TCCCCGAGCTACGCATCTACCGATTCTTCGAAGGACCACTTGGACCTCACCCCATTGCCATGTTCGAAGTTAACATTTTCACTCCGGCGCAGTTTGGGGCGTTCATTCCCTGGCTTATCATTAATCGAGGACCGTTGAGTGCGCTGCTTCACCCGAAtacagatgaggaggaagaagagcgcaaTCATACACAGCGGGCGACGTGGCTGGGGGATAAGATCCCGTTGGATTTGAGGGTTTTCAAGTTGATGAAAcaggcagagaagaagaataagcAGAATGGAAGTGCTTTATGA
- a CDS encoding 40S ribosomal protein uS4, which yields MAPVPRVYSKTYKVPRRPFESARLDSELKIVGEYGLRNKREVWRVQLTLSKIRRAARELLTLDEKDPKRLFEGNALIRRLVRIGVLDESRMKLDYVLALRVEDFLERRLQTCVYKLGLAKSIHHARVLIKQRHIRVGKQIVNVPSFMVRLDSQKHIDFALTSPYGGGRPGRVQRKKAASANAGGDDAAEEDDE from the exons ATGGCCCCCGTTCC TCGCGTCTACTCCAAGACCTACAAGGTCCCCCGTCGTC CTTTCGAGTCGGCTCGTCT TGACTCGGAACTGAAGATTGTCGGCGAGTACGGCCTGCGCAACAAGCGTGAGGTGTGGCGTGTCCAGCTCACCCTGTCCAAGATCCGTCGTGCTGCTCG TGAGCTGCTCACCCTCGACGAGAAGGACCCCAAGCGTCTTTTCGAAGGTAACGCTTTGATTCGCCGTCTGGTCCGTATCGGTGTGCTCGATGAGTCCCGCATGAAGCTCGATTACGTCCTGGCCCTCCGTGTCGAGGACTTCTTGGAGCGTCGTCTCCAGACCTGTGTCTACAAGCTTGGCCTTGCCAAGTCCATCCACCACGCCCGTGTCCTGATCAAGCAGCGCCACATCCGCGTCGGCAAGCAGATTGTCAACGTTCCCTCCTTCATGGTCCGTCTTGACTCCCAGAAGCACATCGACTTCGCTCTCACCTCTCCCTACGGTGGTGGTCGCCCTGGCCGTGTCCAGCGCAAGAAGGCCGCTTCTGCCAACGCGGGTGGTGACGATGCCgctgaggaggatgatgagtaA
- a CDS encoding Mss4-like protein: METYNANCHCGAVRFSFSLAPLKTIKINRCNCSICTKNSFLLVYPLRKDVVFRRGEDQLAEYRFGNRTKPHKFCPNCGTSVLIDFKESQFEKEREMMAINGNCITRRRRL, from the exons ATGGAAACGTACAACGCCAACTGTCACTGTGGCGCCGTTCgattttccttctccctaGCACCGTTGAAGACCATCAAAATCAACCGATGCAATTGCTCCATCTGCACGAAGAATAGTTTTCTCCTGGTGTATCCTCTTCGAAAGGATGTAGTCTTCCGTCGCGGAGAGGACCAGCTCGCGGAGTACCGATTCGGGAACAGAACAAAACCGCACAAGTTCTGCCCTAACTGCGGGACATCTGTGTTGATAGACTTTAAGGAGTCCCAgtttgaaaaggaaagagaaatgatgGCAATCAAT GGAAATTGCATcacgaggaggaggagactCTAA
- a CDS encoding WD repeat protein — MSSPDPHTASGDRPPSRNSPAIWHPAREWLEEDEEDDMDDEPETEISEYPEDASHPDEDNFDDEDGFYGVNLNYLEPEIHLGNIHIEFSMDEGNPAQSGEAAGQAGGRHSRVSAARLLNLLASNGMRHILHYSRAGGQMDEDEEDEEEELAGFFGFRRRARRGGGDPAPPVPSEEGAKLMASGDFGSNSYYTDELKKRRKSLATRTMWRELGIDLSGPRQEVQSITQGLIPGSVADKIIHFDSRCYSGQFSDDGNFFFSCSQDFRVRMYDTSNPYEWKYYKTVDYPFGQWTITDATLSPDNRFLAYTSIRNLVCLATTDPLDTSEPSVLNLSSSNGRQFGIWSVRFSGDGREIVAGTSDNSVIVYDLETRQSILRLRNHEDDVNAVCFGDKSSPHILYSGSDDSTLRVWDRRSMGDGREAGVFIGHTEGLTYVDSKGDGRYVLSNGKDQNMKLWDLRKMMTTAKFDTIDAQDYTSGFDYRFEPYPENYYQSHPHDCSVVTFRGHRVLKTLIRCHFSPPDSTNSRYVYTGSADGKVYVYNLDATLAGTIDVGQATVDTRPQDPDMMNSAYDFSSRSGDLAWQTCVRDASWHPNAPVVAATSWNGWGLSTGTCTVHSWNGGAAEDEGTPPVSRNYDCRLKSVREYDQFKETVHHLRSRPVYRRRYEDDEYAGEIW, encoded by the exons ATGAGTTCCCCCGACCCCCATACCGCTAGTGGCGACCGTCCGCCGTCGAGGAATTCACCTGCTATATGGCATCCCGCCAGAGAATGgctcgaagaggatgaagaagatgatatgGACGATGAACCTGAAACTGAAATTTCAGAATATCCAGAGGACGCATCACATCCGGATGAGGATAAtttcgacgacgaagacggcTTCTACGGCGTTAATCTGAATTATCTCG AACCTGAAATACATCTAGGCAATATACATATTGAATTCTCTATGGACGAAGGAAATCCGGCACAGTCTGGAGAAGCGGCGGGTCAGGCCGGTGGCAGACACTCCCGAG TCTCCGCTGCCCGATTGTTGAATTTACTGGCATCAAACGGCATGCGACATATCCTCCATTACAGCCGGGCTGGTGGGCAAatggacgaagatgaagaagatgaagaggaggagcttGCCGGCTTCTTTGGATTTAGGAGACGAGCACGGCGAGGTGGGGGTGATCCGGCACCCCCAGTACCGAGTGAAGAAGGCGCGAAATTAATGGCTTCTGGCGACTTTGGAAGCAATTCCTATTACACTGATGAGTtgaaaaagaggaggaaaagtcTTGCAACGAGGACAATGTGGCGAGAACTAGGTATTGATCTGTCTGGTCCGAGGCAGGAGGTGCAGTCGATAACTCAA GGCCTTATACCTGGCTCAGTTGCCGACAAGATCATTCACTTCGACTCAAGGTGCTACTCGGGGCAGTTCTCCGATGATGGcaactttttcttctcctgttcGCAGGACTTCAGGGTTAGGATGTACGATACGTCTAACCCGTATGAATGGAAGTACTACAAAACTGTGGACTACCCTTTTGGCCAGTGGACTATCACCGATGCCACCCTGAGTCCAGATAACAGATTCTTGGCGTATACATCCATACGAAACCTTGTTTGTCTTGCTACCACAGACCCGCTTGATACCTCTGAGCCGTCGGTGTTGAACCTGTCATCCTCTAATGGAAGGCAATTTGGT ATCTGGTCGGTGCGGTTTTCAGGTGACGGCCGCGAAATCGTAGCAGGCACGTCGGATAACTCGGTTATTGTATACGACCTCGAAACCCGACAGTCAATCCTACGCCTTCGCAACCACGAGGATGATGTGAATGCGGTCTGCTTCGGTGACAAGTCTTCCCCTCACATTCTCTACTCTGGGTCCGATGATAGCACGCTACGAGTGTGGGACAGACGCTCAATGGGTGACGGACGTGAAGCCGGTGTGTTCATCGGACATACGGAAGGACTGACATACGTCGATAGCAAAGGTGATGGTCGATATGTGCTTTCCAATGGCAAGGACCAGAACATGAAGCTGTGGGATCTGAGAAAAATGATGACCACTGCGAAGTTCGATACAATCGACGCCCAGGATTACACCAGCGGCTTCGATTACAGGTTCGAGCCATACCCCGAAAACTACTACCAGTCGCACCCACATGATTGCTCTGTAGTGACATTCCGAGGCCATCGGGTCCTCAAAACTCTGATACGATGTCATTTCTCGCCCCCAGACAGCACGAACTCTAGATACGTGTACACTGGAAGTGCAGACGGCAAAGTTTATGTGTACAACTTGGATGCAACCCTTGCCGGAACAATCGATGTCGGTCAAGCGACAGTGGACACTCGACCGCAAGACCCCGACATGATGAACAGTGCGTATGATTTTAGTAGCCGCTCCGGCGACTTAGCCTGGCAAACGTGTGTCCGAGACGCGAGCTGGCATCCCAACGCCCCTGTAGTAGCTG CAACGTCATGGAATGGTTGGGGCCTTTCAACCGGCACCTGCACAGTACATTCCTGGAATGGCGGCGCCGCCGAGGACGAGGGGACTCCACCAGTCTCCAGAAATTACGATTGCCGGCTGAAATCCGTGCGCGAATATGACCAGTTTAAGGAGACAGTCCACCACCTTCGAAGTCGACCCGTATATCGGCGGAGgtatgaagatgacgagtaCGCGGGTGAAATATGGTGA
- a CDS encoding vacuolar protein sorting-associated protein 62, which translates to MWTPTLSWIYSLQIHVLSAIPRPVEATFHVSLRDVTATTVPSYVLEYAPMVWLHSEEAYMPSDIGEQLVHTTPMVNWKPIDKAPSATTLDNLDQFNNLGNTSVYLTSKEGIDADPQPSWFGGVKPDQDGRTQDAISSTIILRDHGDGTLDAFYFYFYAFNQGNTVLAMEFGDHIGDWEHNMIRFSQGVPQAIWYSQHASGQAFTYGATEKIGKRPIAYSGNGTHANYAISGKHDHTIPGFNLPDGLIVDHTDSGTLWDPILSAYVYSYDASKETFQAYDSGYPVNWLNFNGQWGDDALPGGPELFGQKKYVAGPNGPKFKKLVRDKVCPSSPCVVLPFRIWENQTLEEH; encoded by the exons ATGTGGACTCCAACTCTCTCGTGGATTTACTCTCTCCAAATACATGTACTGAGTGCAATACCTCGTCCCGTAGAGGCAACATTCCATGTCTCGCTACGAGATGTGACTGCAACAACAGTACCGAGTTATGTATTGGAATATG CACCGATGGTCTGGTTACATAGTGAGGAAGCATATATGCCCTCTGACATCGGGGAGCAGCTTGTACACACCACGCCGATGGTGAATTGGAAACCTATCGACAAGGCCCCGTCGGCGACAACTCTTGATAACCTTGACCAGTTTAATAACCTTGGCAACACGAGCGTTTATTTGACTTCAAAGGAAGGAATCGATGCTGACCCTCAGCCTTCATGGTTTGGAGGGGTTAAACCTGACCAAGACGGTCGAACGCAGGACGCAATCTCTTCAACCATCATTCTTCGCGACCACGGGGACGGGACCCTGGACGCTTTTTATTTCTACTTCTATGC TTTTAACCAGGGAAACACAGTTTTAGCAATGGAGTTCGGGGACCATATCGGAGACTG GGAGCATAATATGATACGGTTCTCGCAGGGTGTCCCACAAGCAATCTGGTACAGCCAGCATGCCTCGGGGCAGGCGTTTACGTATGGAGCAACGGAGAAAATCGGCAAGCGTCCGATTGCATATTCAGGGAACGGTACCCATGCTAATTATGCCATTTCTGG GAAACATGATCACACTATTCCCGGCTTCAACCTCCCTGATGGGCTGATTGTGGACCATACTGATTCTGGTACATTGTGGGACCCGATCCTGAGTGCCTATGTTTATAGCTATGATGCTTCTAAGGAAACGTTCCAGGCCTATGACTCTGGGTACCCAGTCAACTGGTTGAATTTCAACGGCCAGTGGGGAGACGATGCGCTGCCGGGAGGGCCGGAACTGTTTGGACAGAAAAAGTACGTTGCGGGGCCGAATGGACCGAAATTCAAGAAACTGGTGAGGGACAAAGTGTGCCCGAGTAGCCCATGTGTCGTTCTTCCTTTCCGAATCTGGGAGAATCAGACGTTGGAAGAGCATTGA
- a CDS encoding sorting nexin SNX3-like protein, with product MQAVPESRQQTFEEIYGPPENFLEIEVRNPQTHGTSRNMYTSYEIVCRTNIPAFKLKHSVVRRRYSDFEYFRDILERESTRVTIPPLPGKVFTNRFSDDVIEHRREGLQRFLQIVAGHPLLQTGSKVLASFIQDPNWDRNAW from the exons ATGCAAGCCGTCCCGGAGTCGCGACAGCAGACCTTTGAGGAAATCTACGGTCCTCCGGAGAATTTCCTCGAGATTGAg GTCCGAAACCCCCAGACCCACGGCACATCCCGGAACATGTACACCTCGTACGAAATCGTCTGTCGCACCAACATCCCCGCATTCAAGCTCAAGCACTCCGTCGTGCGCCGCCGCTACTCCGACTTTGAATACTTCCGCGATATCCTGGAGCGCGAGAGCACGAGGGTGACTATCCCGCCGCTGCCCGGGAAGGTGTTTACGAATCGGTTCAGTGACGATGTCATCGAGCACCGCAGGGAGGGGTTGCAGCGGTTCTTGCAGATTGTTGCCGGTCATCCGCTTTTGCAAACAGGGAGTAAGGTTTTGGCGAGCTTTATACAGG ATCCGAACTGGGACCGCAATGCTTGGTAG
- a CDS encoding putative C2H2 zinc finger domain protein gives MNGSYHNEYYDLSFPGHCQLGHYATSEDGHLMPNPNMDPNSSSNYQSSATSPVSPSSCTSADIFPGGTALPEIDTDFQLYDYSTNDISPTLPLDAGHVPSTERLFSTIVPQAPHLHCPQSASSPDPLDQVKADLHRLQSTVQSAVRNVSHPQLFEMKSFVTDTYNCLENMIQEEIDGEIHSPHSTNSTTSTKDWYACQLCETHRRRTYSTKGAFRRHVSTEHAPRFRHSCPRCDWATPRRDKVWEHLRHRHSPLDGLKRNDIKRTKLRSPRACPLCDKSVQSWEAYFNCVAEHCRIQSGSSPGTSGVQSRRNSGDSGSGGDGFNGHFAPGNLFDGQGPQTQFPNGGGGNANNGGNYFSGHGSYFYGNGCSRENNSAQLVGQRPSHPLGSVPDRDDASVDPALLSRTLGKKASEISHLGPSSLSGHHQLLDSAMESSPHAMPPMDNSKHHGGRKPHNLRSPSETTSFNNKSPRQMTSFKGLSPKKSQERPSSEPQNLLPKKCKSCGHIMKNCVECKLQEGNVDRCHLCTGKASQQHGVSKVLEDYDQYYDFACNGMSDRNRSASKIAWALEQVSQAFKTEGDLCSTGISRTSTYSSFEESFQWVSVMKAPDTACAFQASEQSTFTIMGPGNSTKTLSGAWDAHATRCRYTRMTLALCSPQVYNKIGHSGSLKGIHIGLQKVLYDTQYIIGDTSIACQPGPEKKTASGLTVEHAISCLPKTPESLCTIQSKTMSFRGFTVYRASCVVKDRQSPQHPIHLIDAPSPAKVQLTRRRRARLRRKLQVIIGLLVLQASVTDTYPVSKQLEDKDAKILITESEDTDLIETGSDLDLSEPKILPQWLRETISTFSAGLIDHVESTMLATSIYKAEEEIWPKVKTFVGSMASYLETPVSPAVIEQHIAEYTKLGIW, from the exons ATGAACGGCTCGTATCATAATGAATACTATGACCTATCATTTCCTGGTCATTGCCAACTAGGCCACTATGCCACATCCGAAGATGGCCATCTGATGCCGAACCCCAATATGGATCCCAACTCCTCA TCTAACTATCAGTCATCGGCCACGTCACCGGTGTCACCATCTAGCTGCACCAGTGCAGATATCTTTCCCGGAGGTACTGCTCTGCCCGAAATTGACACGGATTTCCAGCTGTACGATTACTCGACCAACGACATATCGCCGACATTGCCCCTGGACGCTGGACATGTGCCTTCCACAGAAAGACTCTTCAGCACAATTGTTCCACAGGCccctcatcttcattgccCACAGAGCGCGTCTTCTCCAGACCCCCTCGACCAAGTTAAAGCTGACCTGCACCGGCTCCAATCGACCGTCCAAAGTGCCGTCAGAAACGTTTCCCATCCCCAACTGTTTGAGATGAAGTCTTTCGTGACAGACACCTATAACTGCCTTGAGAATATGATCCAAGAAGAGATTGATGGCGAGATACACTCCCCCCACAGCACCAATAGCACCACTAGCACCAAAGACTGGTATGCCTGTCAGTTGTGCGAAActcacagaagaagaacgtaCTCCACGAAGGGAGCATTCCGCCGACACGTCTCTACTGAACATGCCCCTCGGTTTAGACATTCTTGCCCTCGCTGTGACTGGGCTACCCCCAGGAGGGACAAGGTCTGGGAGCATTTGCGACATAGGCACTCACCACTAGACGGGCTCAAACGGAACGATATCAAGCGTACCAAACTCAGATCGCCGAGAGCTTGTCCGCTGTGCGATAAGTCTGTGCAGTCCTGGGAGGCTTACTTCAACTGTGTCGCGGAACACTGCCGCATACAGAGCGGTAGCTCCCCAGGGACTAGTGGGGTTcaaagcagaagaaacagTGGGGACAGTGGGAGTGGTGGGGATGGTTTCAATGGCCATTTCGCTCCCGGAAACCTGTTTGATGGACAGGGACCTCAGACTCAGTTTCCAAATGGAGGCGGGGGAAACGCTAATAACGGAGGCAACTACTTCTCTGGACATGGATCCTATTTCTATGGAAATGGCTGCTCTAGGGAGAACAACTCTGCCCAGCTGGTTGGGCAGAGGCCATCACACCCCCTTGGCTCGGTTCCAGATAGAGACGATGCTTCCGTTGACCCTGCATTGCTTTCACGTACTCTAGGAAAAAAAGCCAGCGAGATAAGCCATCTAGGACCAAGCAGTCTTTCGGGTCATCACCAGCTTCTTGATTCCGCGATGGAAAGCAGCCCACATGCTATGCCACCTATGGATAATTCAAAGCACCACGGTGGGAGGAAGCCACACAATCTGAGGAGTCCTTCTGAGACAACATCTTTCAACAACAAGAGCCCACGCCAGATGACATCGTTCAAAGGTCTGTCCCCAAAGAAGTCGCAAGAACGCCCTTCATCTGAGCCTCAGAATTTGCTTCCAAAGAAATGCAAGTCATGTGGGCATATAATGAAGAACTGTGTTGAATGCAAGCTTCAGGAGGGTAACGTGGATAGATGTCATCTATGCACTGGCAAAGCCAGCCAACAGCACGGAGTGTCCAAGGTCCTGGAAGATTATGACCAATACTACGATTTTGCGTGCAATGGCATGTCAGATCGGAACCGCTCAGCGTCAAAGATTGCTTGGGCCTTAGAACAAGTGTCCCAGGCTTTCAAGACAGAAGGTGATCTGTGTTCAACTGGAATCAGTCGCACATCCACATATTCTTCGTTCGAAGAATCGTTTCAGTGGGTCTCGGTTATGAAAGCTCCCGACACGGCGTGTGCGTTTCAGGCTTCCGAGCAGTCTACCTTCACGATCATGGGCCCCGGCAATTCGACAAAGACTCTCTCAGGTGCCTGGGACGCTCATGCTACCCGATGTCGTTATACAAGGATGACCCTAGCCCTGTGTTCACCGCAGGTCTACAACAAGATTGGGCATTCAGGTTCGTTGAAAGGAATTCATATAGGACTTCAGAAAGTCCTATATGACACACAGTATATAATCGGAGATACAAGTATTGCGTGTCAGCCTGgtccagagaagaaaacagcgTCAGGATTGACTGTTGAGCATGCCATTTCATGCCTCCCGAAGACTCCTGAGAGCCTGTGTACGATTCAATCGAAAACCATGTCTTTCAGAGGATTTACCGTTTACCGTGCGTCCTGTGTCGTCAAAGACAGACAGTCCCCCCAACACCCGATCCATCTGATAGATGCACCTAGCCCAGCCAAAGTCCAGCTGACGCGCAGGAGGCGCGCTAGATTGCGAAGAAAACTCCAAGTCATCATCGGGCTGCTTGTGTTACAAGCATCTGTCACCGATACGTACCCAGTTTCGAAGCAGTTGGAAGATAAAGACGCAAAGATTCTTATCACAGAGTCCGAAGACACTGACCTCATCGAGACCGGTAGCGACCTTGACTTGTCCGAACCCAAAATCTTGCCCCAGTGGCTTCGAGAGACTATTTCCACATTTTCTGCAGGGCTGATAGACCATGTTGAGTCTACGATGCTTGCAACATCGATATAcaaagctgaagaagagatttggCCGAAGGTCAAAACCTTTGTAGGATCTATGGCGAGCTACCTGGAAACTCCCGTTAGCCCGGCAGTAATCGAACAGCACATTGCTGAATACACGAAACTCGG AATATGGTGA